The following proteins come from a genomic window of Phnomibacter ginsenosidimutans:
- a CDS encoding T9SS C-terminal target domain-containing protein, with product MKKFGIILSALTVAFTSCIKVDIDNSSVDSGNGNGVYATKQAEILATKVITGVINDGENVELPKGIYTLKGYVYVNGRASIKFAPGSVIKSDTVQKGALIIERNSKIFACGTATEPIVFTSGKPAGSRKPGDWGGIVILGNAPTNRTTTPIIEGGINAEYGGSVATDNSGSLCYVRIEYAGIAADPNSEINGLTLGGVGSGTSINYVQVSYGNDDAYEFFGGTVNAKYLIAFATADDDYDFDFGYNGRLQFGVALRDPLFVDAGDAGNGVECDNDATGSNATPYTKPSISNFTWVGPNDAPGTLANHNFNMRWRRATQFDVRNSVLMGYMDAGLSLESDSTGSFYKTGKSAFANNLVHAVTNPYRVPSSGGVPAVNPSIIDAAAMKTKAESEGCITYSSSADISLTDPFKLNAPNFLPKAGSPALSGAAFTGTGWTGVSFWTTTTFRGAFGADNWMSGWASFTPQTNVY from the coding sequence ATGAAAAAGTTTGGCATCATTCTGTCTGCACTCACAGTAGCATTTACGTCATGCATCAAGGTAGACATCGATAACTCTTCAGTTGACAGCGGCAATGGCAATGGTGTATACGCCACCAAGCAGGCCGAAATTTTAGCCACCAAAGTCATCACTGGCGTTATTAACGACGGTGAAAATGTAGAACTGCCTAAGGGCATTTACACACTCAAAGGTTATGTGTATGTAAACGGCCGTGCGTCTATCAAGTTTGCACCCGGTTCTGTGATTAAAAGTGACACCGTACAAAAAGGTGCGTTGATCATTGAACGCAACTCAAAAATCTTTGCATGCGGTACTGCTACTGAGCCTATCGTGTTTACTTCTGGCAAACCTGCCGGCAGCCGTAAGCCCGGCGACTGGGGTGGTATCGTTATCTTGGGTAATGCTCCCACCAACCGTACTACTACACCCATCATCGAAGGTGGTATCAACGCAGAATATGGCGGCAGTGTAGCTACCGACAATAGTGGTTCTTTGTGCTATGTTCGCATTGAGTACGCTGGTATTGCTGCTGACCCCAACTCAGAAATCAATGGTCTTACACTTGGTGGTGTAGGTAGCGGTACTTCTATCAATTATGTGCAGGTTTCTTATGGCAACGATGATGCCTACGAATTTTTCGGTGGTACTGTAAATGCCAAATACCTTATTGCTTTTGCAACAGCTGATGACGATTATGATTTCGACTTTGGTTACAATGGCCGCCTGCAATTTGGTGTAGCCCTGCGTGATCCTTTGTTTGTAGATGCCGGCGATGCGGGCAATGGCGTAGAGTGCGACAACGATGCTACAGGTAGCAATGCCACTCCATACACAAAGCCTTCTATCAGCAACTTTACCTGGGTTGGTCCTAACGACGCTCCTGGCACATTGGCCAATCATAACTTCAACATGCGTTGGCGGCGTGCTACACAGTTTGATGTACGCAACTCTGTGTTGATGGGTTATATGGATGCAGGTTTGTCGCTTGAGTCAGACTCTACTGGTAGTTTCTATAAGACTGGGAAAAGTGCTTTTGCAAACAATCTAGTACATGCTGTGACGAACCCTTATAGAGTTCCATCTTCAGGTGGTGTGCCAGCTGTGAATCCTTCTATTATAGATGCAGCAGCTATGAAAACTAAGGCTGAGTCTGAAGGATGTATTACTTATTCATCATCAGCTGACATAAGTCTCACAGATCCTTTCAAATTGAATGCGCCTAACTTCCTGCCTAAAGCTGGTAGCCCTGCGCTAAGCGGAGCTGCTTTCACTGGTACTGGTTGGACTGGTGTATCTTTCTGGACAACTACAACTTTCCGTGGTGCCTTTGGCGCTGACAACTGGATGAGTGGTTGGGCAAGCTTCACACCACAAACCAATGTATATTAA
- a CDS encoding DUF5689 domain-containing protein: MKQLIHILTAALLAVSIVGCEKDGNYPGGKISPYIAIFDVKDLYKGNDVPLNSNTLFGSTSITGVVVSDHSAGNMPQGLLVLQDKRRLNELRGIAINIGNDAANYLPGDSLIVNVDGGTLKRVDGILQITGVKTAAITKVSAGNAIPVNRVTSSAITTNPQKYESTLVVLVKAGFNPAPVTGDVLAGNKLVNDGFGEMNMFTASAASFANEAPPFLANFYGVVFLTAINEKELQPRLHLRTKEDIVTLSSTISVAPAIITGFISDVAGSDGNYEYMQFMATKDIDFAATPFSVVVTNNANASTPTGFPANGWATGGMRTYKMNISSGTAKKGLSFM, translated from the coding sequence ATGAAACAACTGATCCATATTCTCACTGCTGCACTACTGGCGGTATCCATTGTGGGCTGCGAAAAAGATGGCAACTATCCTGGCGGAAAGATTAGTCCGTACATCGCCATTTTTGATGTAAAAGATTTGTACAAGGGCAACGATGTTCCTTTGAATAGTAATACGCTGTTTGGTTCTACCAGCATTACGGGTGTGGTAGTTAGTGACCACAGTGCTGGCAATATGCCGCAGGGTTTGCTGGTATTGCAAGACAAGCGCCGCCTCAATGAATTGCGGGGCATTGCCATCAACATTGGCAATGATGCAGCGAACTATCTGCCCGGCGATTCGCTGATTGTAAATGTGGATGGTGGCACACTCAAAAGAGTGGATGGTATTTTGCAAATCACGGGTGTAAAAACAGCTGCCATTACCAAAGTATCTGCTGGCAATGCAATACCTGTAAACCGGGTAACCAGCAGTGCCATTACTACCAATCCGCAGAAATACGAAAGCACGTTGGTGGTATTGGTGAAAGCCGGTTTTAACCCTGCACCTGTAACTGGCGATGTTTTGGCGGGCAACAAACTGGTGAATGATGGTTTTGGCGAAATGAACATGTTCACGGCCAGTGCCGCCAGCTTTGCCAATGAGGCGCCTCCCTTTCTGGCTAATTTTTACGGGGTGGTATTTCTCACTGCCATCAACGAAAAAGAATTACAGCCACGACTGCACCTGCGTACCAAAGAAGACATTGTTACATTGTCTTCTACCATTAGCGTTGCGCCGGCAATTATTACAGGTTTTATTAGTGATGTGGCTGGTAGTGATGGTAATTATGAGTACATGCAGTTTATGGCTACCAAAGACATTGACTTTGCCGCCACGCCATTTTCTGTTGTAGTAACCAACAATGCCAATGCCAGTACGCCCACCGGTTTTCCTGCCAATGGTTGGGCTACCGGCGGCATGCGTACTTACAAAATGAACATCAGCAGTGGCACGGCTAAAAAGGGACTTTCTTTTATGTAG
- a CDS encoding SusD/RagB family nutrient-binding outer membrane lipoprotein, which translates to MKRNAYRLLMAFALVSMLFTSCTKDFEAINTDPNNIPDALPQQLLAPALVGTMTYNMIRNRNFNNELMQVSVNMSDAEGQVFRYDFRNNWSDYLYNGLYSELTNFKDIYRLSSDSGVNYNASYRGIALICQSWVYSILTDTYGDIPYSQSNQGKDSLNYEPKFDKQQDIYLDIFKQLELANTLLAQNTAIIASSDPVYGGNVSRWRKFGNSLYLRLLLRVSGKTEVQQEVASKIKEIVETNASSYPVFASNDESAILRWTGIAPYTSPYIAVREQDFRQPGLAEFFLQNLVNWNDPRIDIPTYGSGGFNRWGIAPSSGAYVGVPSGYAPGENPVKRSYFYSNTSAVSLQTEPMAGMMMNYAELKFILAECAVKGWISSSAETHYNEGALNSITLWLPLWPTIINPQTNLPNDIKTFLAAADIEWMESLTVEEKMERIHLQKYYALFLADMQQWFEYRRTGHPKLPKGNGLKNNGIMPARMNYPVYVQSANPTNYKLAIAAQGADDIATQVWWQKP; encoded by the coding sequence ATGAAACGTAACGCATATAGATTGTTGATGGCGTTTGCACTGGTAAGCATGTTGTTTACTTCTTGCACCAAAGATTTTGAAGCCATCAATACCGATCCCAATAATATTCCGGATGCATTGCCGCAGCAGCTGCTGGCACCGGCACTGGTGGGCACCATGACCTACAACATGATTCGCAACCGCAACTTCAACAACGAGTTGATGCAGGTGAGTGTAAACATGAGTGATGCAGAAGGCCAGGTGTTTCGCTATGACTTCCGCAACAACTGGTCGGACTACCTGTACAATGGTTTGTACAGTGAGCTTACCAATTTCAAAGATATCTATCGCCTCAGCAGCGATAGCGGTGTCAACTACAATGCATCGTATCGTGGTATTGCCTTGATTTGTCAATCGTGGGTGTATTCTATTCTCACAGATACTTACGGCGATATTCCATACAGCCAATCGAATCAAGGTAAAGACTCGCTGAACTACGAACCTAAGTTTGACAAACAGCAAGACATTTACCTCGATATTTTCAAACAACTGGAACTGGCCAATACTTTGCTGGCGCAAAACACCGCCATCATTGCCAGCAGCGATCCTGTGTATGGTGGCAACGTAAGCCGCTGGCGAAAATTTGGCAACTCGCTGTACCTGCGTTTGTTGCTCCGTGTGTCTGGTAAAACAGAAGTACAGCAAGAAGTTGCATCTAAAATCAAAGAGATTGTTGAAACGAATGCCAGTAGCTATCCTGTATTTGCGAGCAACGATGAGTCGGCTATTTTGCGTTGGACTGGCATTGCACCATACACATCTCCTTACATCGCAGTAAGGGAGCAAGATTTCCGTCAGCCTGGTTTGGCCGAATTCTTTTTGCAAAACCTGGTGAACTGGAACGATCCCCGCATCGACATTCCTACTTATGGTAGTGGTGGTTTCAACCGTTGGGGCATTGCACCATCTTCGGGTGCTTATGTAGGTGTGCCCAGTGGCTATGCACCCGGCGAAAATCCGGTGAAGCGCAGCTACTTCTATTCCAATACCAGTGCAGTGTCTTTGCAAACAGAGCCTATGGCAGGAATGATGATGAATTATGCAGAGTTGAAATTCATATTGGCAGAATGTGCAGTGAAAGGTTGGATTAGCAGCAGTGCTGAAACACACTACAACGAAGGCGCATTGAACAGCATTACACTTTGGTTGCCTTTGTGGCCTACCATTATCAATCCGCAAACCAACCTGCCGAATGATATCAAAACCTTTTTGGCTGCAGCAGATATTGAGTGGATGGAATCGCTGACGGTGGAAGAGAAAATGGAACGTATTCACCTGCAGAAATACTATGCGTTGTTTTTGGCCGATATGCAGCAGTGGTTTGAATACCGCCGTACCGGTCATCCGAAATTGCCCAAAGGCAATGGTCTTAAAAACAATGGCATCATGCCTGCCCGTATGAACTATCCGGTGTATGTGCAAAGCGCCAATCCTACCAATTATAAACTGGCTATTGCTGCACAAGGTGCCGATGATATAGCCACACAAGTGTGGTGGCAAAAACCTTAA
- a CDS encoding rhodanese-like domain-containing protein, whose protein sequence is MATEIIVRELCPTSTRQWLKAGAILVDIREEAAAQAVQIAEGEVIYMPIHELMDRYTELPNNKDLIIVCEKGLVSIDAAAFLQNNGYDRVYHMRRGFRHWVAKGYPVTGDTSGYEVSQHGCCGKHAHPH, encoded by the coding sequence ATGGCTACAGAAATCATCGTACGGGAGCTGTGCCCCACCAGTACCCGCCAATGGCTCAAGGCCGGCGCAATACTGGTAGATATTCGGGAGGAAGCCGCTGCACAAGCGGTACAAATTGCAGAAGGCGAAGTCATCTACATGCCCATTCACGAATTGATGGACCGCTACACCGAACTGCCCAACAATAAAGATTTGATTATTGTATGTGAGAAGGGATTGGTAAGCATTGATGCCGCCGCCTTTTTACAAAACAATGGTTACGACCGGGTGTACCATATGCGGCGTGGCTTTCGGCATTGGGTAGCCAAGGGCTATCCGGTAACAGGCGATACCAGTGGCTACGAAGTAAGCCAGCACGGCTGTTGTGGCAAGCATGCACATCCGCATTAG
- a CDS encoding TonB-dependent receptor, giving the protein MKLSGKILNQRNQPVAGATVSAKGQRSVPANADGEYVLQLAEGRYTITVSAVGYQTKEVTEVDVKANLDNTLDILLEEKKSELGEVVVTSSRRQESTNTLLTFQKNNTAMTSGLAADFIKRTPDKNTGEVLRRVSGASIQDNKFVVVRGLSDRYNAAMINGATLPSSEPDKKAFSFDVIPSQLIDNIIINKTATPELTGEFAGGLVQVATKDIPVKNLLNVGVSLGFNTQSIGKEFVSNRRSATDWLGFDDGQRSLPASYPTKYLAYNRLPVADRYAISQQFNDNVYDEVTSKAGPIQQYNLTWANATRSKNGAAFGSVVGLTYRQSKLLYPTVDRQIFDFDGSTLLDYVDAQNKYSTTWGGLANLAYSKGKTKIAFKNLFNQLFEDNYYRRNGVNIDNLQDVQMRSSVVNQRSLYSSQIELTHQFKNKFKFSGNINYAFNKKDQPDLRVQTYAKPAGSNQPYSLNNRGNNTNRFWSDLKDQSAGYQVKLEMPFNLNAVKQVVSVGGGSFARIRQFQATILGVNDPSNASLYFEQYNNVFNSNNFGPNGFMYITDLQNVNDKYFGASALSNAYVMFDNKIGEKLRLVWGARGEYFEQVVETNATKSVEVQTEKFDFLPSANITFTPNRKTNLRVAASRTVARPEFREVAPFAFFDFEEIASTVGNPELKRSSIINTDVRYEWYPKNGEMISVGAFLKSFDAPIELRLNSASAPTRRQYQYQNAESAILYGAEFEFRKSLGFLGKEGGWMEKLYFNGNASLLFSEVTLQIQDASGVKTGAFNRPLQGQSPYLINAGFQYDGDNGLNLSLLYNVIGQRLRFVGNDNYGDVYEKPRNLLDFQISKRS; this is encoded by the coding sequence GTGAAGCTGAGTGGTAAAATCCTGAATCAACGCAATCAGCCTGTAGCAGGTGCTACAGTTTCGGCCAAAGGGCAGCGCAGTGTACCTGCCAATGCCGATGGCGAATATGTACTGCAACTGGCCGAAGGCCGCTATACCATTACGGTTTCTGCAGTAGGTTATCAAACAAAAGAAGTAACCGAAGTAGACGTAAAAGCCAATCTCGATAATACACTGGACATTTTGCTGGAAGAAAAGAAAAGCGAACTGGGCGAAGTAGTAGTTACCAGCAGCCGTCGGCAGGAGAGCACCAATACCTTGCTTACTTTCCAAAAAAACAACACCGCTATGACCAGTGGTTTGGCGGCAGATTTTATTAAGCGTACGCCCGATAAAAACACCGGCGAAGTACTGCGTCGGGTGAGTGGCGCTTCTATTCAAGACAACAAGTTTGTAGTGGTGCGTGGCCTGAGCGACCGCTACAATGCAGCCATGATTAACGGGGCTACATTGCCGAGCTCTGAGCCCGATAAAAAAGCGTTTTCATTTGATGTCATTCCTTCACAGCTCATTGATAATATTATCATCAACAAAACCGCTACACCCGAACTTACTGGTGAGTTTGCCGGTGGTTTGGTGCAGGTAGCTACCAAGGATATTCCGGTGAAAAATTTGTTGAATGTAGGTGTAAGCCTCGGCTTCAATACGCAATCTATCGGAAAGGAATTTGTGAGCAACCGTCGTAGCGCTACCGACTGGTTGGGTTTTGATGACGGTCAGCGCAGCCTGCCTGCCAGCTATCCCACTAAATACCTTGCCTACAACCGTTTGCCTGTGGCCGACCGCTATGCCATCAGTCAGCAGTTCAACGATAATGTGTATGATGAAGTGACTTCAAAAGCGGGACCCATTCAGCAATACAACCTTACCTGGGCCAATGCTACCCGTAGCAAAAACGGTGCGGCATTTGGTTCTGTAGTAGGCCTCACATATCGTCAGTCTAAGCTGTTGTATCCTACGGTTGATCGTCAGATTTTTGATTTCGATGGCTCTACACTGCTCGATTATGTAGATGCACAAAACAAGTACAGCACTACCTGGGGTGGTTTGGCCAACCTCGCTTACAGCAAGGGCAAAACAAAAATTGCTTTCAAGAATTTGTTCAACCAATTGTTTGAAGACAACTACTATCGTCGCAATGGTGTAAACATCGATAACCTGCAGGATGTGCAAATGCGTTCTTCTGTGGTAAACCAGCGCAGCCTGTACAGCAGCCAGATTGAACTGACGCATCAGTTCAAAAACAAGTTTAAGTTTTCGGGCAATATCAACTACGCTTTCAATAAAAAAGACCAGCCCGATTTGCGGGTGCAAACCTACGCCAAGCCGGCAGGTAGCAATCAGCCATATAGCCTCAACAACCGTGGTAACAATACCAACCGTTTTTGGAGCGATTTGAAAGATCAGAGTGCCGGTTATCAGGTAAAACTGGAAATGCCCTTTAACCTGAATGCTGTGAAGCAAGTTGTTTCTGTAGGTGGTGGTTCTTTTGCCCGTATCCGTCAGTTTCAGGCAACCATTTTGGGTGTAAACGATCCTTCGAACGCCAGCCTTTATTTTGAGCAATACAACAACGTATTCAACAGCAATAATTTCGGCCCCAACGGTTTCATGTACATCACAGATCTGCAGAACGTGAATGATAAATATTTCGGCGCTTCTGCACTCAGCAATGCCTATGTGATGTTCGACAACAAGATTGGTGAAAAGCTGCGCCTGGTATGGGGTGCCCGTGGCGAATACTTTGAGCAAGTGGTAGAAACCAACGCTACTAAAAGTGTAGAAGTACAAACTGAAAAGTTCGACTTCCTGCCATCTGCCAATATCACTTTTACACCCAACCGCAAAACCAATCTGCGTGTAGCAGCGAGTCGTACTGTTGCCCGTCCTGAGTTTAGAGAAGTGGCACCTTTTGCCTTCTTCGATTTCGAAGAAATTGCTTCTACCGTTGGTAATCCTGAGTTGAAGCGTTCTTCTATCATCAATACAGATGTGCGTTACGAATGGTATCCTAAGAATGGTGAAATGATTTCAGTTGGTGCGTTCCTCAAATCTTTTGATGCGCCAATCGAACTGCGCCTCAACAGTGCCAGTGCACCTACCCGTCGTCAGTACCAGTATCAAAATGCCGAGAGTGCCATTTTGTATGGTGCCGAGTTTGAGTTCCGCAAGTCGTTAGGCTTCCTTGGTAAAGAAGGTGGCTGGATGGAAAAGTTGTATTTCAATGGTAATGCTTCACTCTTGTTTAGCGAAGTGACTTTGCAAATTCAAGATGCGAGTGGTGTAAAAACCGGTGCATTCAATCGTCCGTTGCAGGGCCAGAGTCCATACCTCATCAATGCCGGTTTTCAATACGATGGCGATAATGGTTTGAACCTCTCCTTGTTGTACAACGTGATTGGTCAGCGCCTTCGTTTTGTGGGCAACGACAACTATGGCGATGTGTATGAAAAGCCACGTAACCTGCTCGACTTTCAGATTTCAAAAAGATCATGA
- a CDS encoding sensor histidine kinase translates to MLNTKNFSPKQLSLFTAIILGIPVLVGAWLLRPEWEVVAISFVVFVAGSYALILAVLQQFIYRKIKLIYKFIYKTKASKKEETYYKYILPQKGIDEVRADVEQWARQQEGQIETLRSNEKYRKEFLQNLSHELKTPIFAIQGYLDTLLDGAADNPEILQRFLKKAGRNVERLVNLTNDLDEISKLESGVIPLHKENFVIQDMIKEVYEMLHVKASAKNIRCSMKKGTELPMIVFADKEKIRQVLINLVDNAIKYGHENGTVVASTYVTDGKRVLIEISDDGAGIAEEHLGRIFERFYRTDMARSRKVGGSGLGLAICKHVVEAHGQTIHVRSKPDVGTTIGFTLEGRKEG, encoded by the coding sequence ATGCTCAATACCAAAAATTTTTCGCCTAAACAGCTGTCGCTTTTTACCGCCATTATACTGGGTATCCCGGTACTGGTAGGTGCATGGCTGCTGCGGCCGGAGTGGGAAGTCGTAGCCATTAGTTTTGTGGTATTTGTAGCCGGTAGCTACGCGTTGATTTTAGCGGTGCTGCAGCAATTCATTTACCGCAAAATCAAACTCATTTACAAGTTCATTTACAAAACCAAGGCCAGCAAAAAAGAAGAGACTTACTACAAATACATTTTGCCCCAAAAAGGGATTGATGAAGTACGAGCCGATGTGGAGCAATGGGCCCGCCAGCAAGAAGGACAAATTGAAACGCTTCGCTCCAACGAAAAATACCGCAAGGAGTTTTTGCAGAACCTGTCGCATGAATTGAAGACGCCCATTTTTGCCATACAAGGCTACCTCGACACCTTGTTGGATGGCGCTGCCGACAATCCGGAAATACTGCAACGCTTTTTGAAAAAAGCCGGCCGCAATGTGGAGCGGCTGGTAAACCTTACCAACGACCTTGATGAAATATCGAAACTGGAAAGTGGTGTGATTCCCCTGCACAAAGAAAACTTTGTGATACAAGACATGATAAAAGAAGTGTACGAAATGCTGCATGTAAAAGCCAGTGCCAAAAACATTCGCTGCAGCATGAAGAAAGGCACCGAACTACCCATGATTGTATTTGCCGATAAAGAAAAAATAAGACAAGTACTCATCAACCTGGTAGATAACGCTATTAAATACGGGCACGAAAATGGTACGGTAGTAGCCAGCACTTATGTAACAGATGGTAAGCGGGTACTCATAGAAATTAGCGACGATGGTGCTGGCATTGCCGAAGAACATCTCGGCCGCATTTTCGAACGCTTTTACCGCACCGATATGGCCCGCAGCCGCAAAGTGGGCGGCAGTGGTTTGGGCCTCGCTATTTGCAAACACGTGGTAGAAGCCCATGGCCAAACCATACATGTACGCAGCAAGCCCGATGTAGGCACCACCATTGGTTTTACCCTCGAAGGCCGCAAAGAAGGCTAA
- a CDS encoding response regulator: protein MDTKGTILIADDEADILEIIGYNLSREGYKVLEAKDGNQALDLARQHHPDLIILDIMMPYKSGIEVCNILRTQQEFKETLIVMLTALSDEGSHIKGLDSGADDYLSKPISPKVLLSRVNALFRRIQKDSGQKVLSMGDMTIDPVRFVVTRSGKDIVLAKKEFELLYLLAAKPGRVFLRNEILSNVWGTDVIVGDRTIDVHIRKIRQKLDVDCITTVKGVGYKFDPQ, encoded by the coding sequence ATGGACACCAAGGGTACCATCCTCATTGCCGACGACGAAGCAGACATTTTGGAGATCATCGGCTACAACCTGAGCCGCGAAGGTTACAAGGTACTCGAAGCAAAAGACGGCAATCAGGCCCTCGACCTGGCCCGCCAGCATCACCCCGACCTCATTATTCTCGATATCATGATGCCCTACAAATCGGGCATCGAAGTGTGCAACATTCTCCGTACACAACAAGAGTTTAAAGAAACACTCATCGTAATGCTCACCGCCCTCAGCGATGAAGGCTCTCACATCAAAGGCCTCGACAGCGGTGCCGACGATTACCTGAGCAAACCCATCAGTCCCAAGGTATTGCTGAGCCGGGTGAATGCTTTGTTTCGCCGCATTCAAAAAGACAGCGGCCAAAAAGTGCTCAGCATGGGCGACATGACCATTGACCCCGTTCGCTTTGTGGTGACCCGCAGCGGAAAAGACATTGTGCTGGCCAAAAAAGAATTTGAACTGCTGTACCTGCTGGCCGCCAAGCCGGGCCGGGTGTTTTTGCGCAACGAAATATTGAGCAATGTGTGGGGCACCGATGTGATTGTGGGTGACCGCACCATTGATGTACACATTCGCAAGATTCGCCAGAAGCTGGATGTAGATTGTATCACCACGGTAAAAGGTGTGGGCTACAAGTTCGATCCGCAGTAA
- a CDS encoding phosphatase PAP2 family protein: MQTNQRFGNIATPATRWFFVAVLLFWAAGLLVMVNYSKGEGFLWMRRVGSPVFDFLFTYLTHVGDGLMAVAICVLWLLQKKWSRAIVLFAAFAVSGILAQLVKHSVEAPRPYVFFENNGQQIDAVEGVKLLSNFKSFPSGHTATAFALATSLVLLMPWWQKRWWLAFIAAVGIGYSRVYLGQHFLQDVLAGSVLGVLSAAAVYLLLRKWNPPFSRHAW, translated from the coding sequence ATGCAAACCAATCAGCGTTTTGGAAATATTGCTACGCCGGCCACCCGCTGGTTTTTTGTAGCGGTGTTGTTGTTTTGGGCTGCCGGCTTGTTGGTAATGGTAAATTACAGCAAGGGCGAAGGCTTCTTATGGATGCGCCGTGTGGGCTCACCTGTATTTGATTTTTTGTTTACCTACCTCACCCATGTAGGCGATGGCCTGATGGCAGTGGCAATATGTGTGTTATGGTTGTTGCAAAAAAAATGGTCGAGAGCCATTGTGCTGTTTGCTGCATTTGCAGTATCGGGTATTCTGGCACAGCTTGTCAAACATTCGGTAGAAGCGCCCCGTCCGTATGTGTTTTTTGAAAACAACGGCCAGCAGATTGATGCAGTAGAAGGGGTGAAGCTGTTGAGCAATTTCAAAAGTTTTCCTTCGGGCCATACGGCTACCGCTTTTGCGTTGGCTACATCGCTGGTGCTACTCATGCCCTGGTGGCAAAAGCGCTGGTGGCTGGCATTTATAGCCGCTGTGGGTATTGGCTACAGCAGGGTGTATCTGGGGCAGCATTTTTTGCAAGATGTGCTGGCCGGTTCTGTGCTGGGCGTGTTGAGTGCTGCCGCAGTGTACCTGTTGCTGCGCAAATGGAATCCGCCCTTTTCCAGACATGCGTGGTAA